The Erythrobacter sp. Alg231-14 genome has a segment encoding these proteins:
- a CDS encoding TIGR02300 family protein, translating into MAKPEWGTKRSCPKCGERFYDLGKDDPVTCIECGETWDPEPVLKSKQPIPFESDKKKDGEADTDLGGDDTDDELKDIENIDDEEDSPDNDVDLGGDDDLGVAKGKGDDDGNDDT; encoded by the coding sequence ATGGCGAAGCCAGAATGGGGCACCAAACGTTCCTGCCCCAAATGCGGGGAACGCTTTTACGATCTCGGCAAGGACGATCCCGTAACGTGCATTGAATGCGGCGAAACATGGGATCCAGAGCCCGTGTTGAAATCGAAACAACCGATTCCGTTTGAATCGGACAAGAAGAAAGACGGCGAGGCGGACACCGATCTCGGCGGCGACGACACAGATGATGAATTGAAAGACATCGAAAATATCGATGACGAAGAAGATTCACCTGACAACGACGTTGATCTCGGCGGCGACGATGACCTTGGCGTTGCCAAGGGCAAGGGCGACGACGACGGAAACGACGACACCTAA
- the aroA gene encoding 3-phosphoshikimate 1-carboxyvinyltransferase, which translates to MPNQTFTSSAALSGKIRVPGDKSISHRSLMFAGLAVGESRITGLLEGEDVLATAAAMRQLGADITRNDDGEWRVHGAGLGSLLEPHQALEMGNSGTSTRLMMGLLASHPIAATFTGDASLSGRPMNRVITPLSQMGASFEASKGGTLPLMVRGASPAVPITYRLPVASAQVKSAVLLAGLNTPGITRVIEPIATRDHTERMLTGFGATLEIGEETGANGPERIIAIHGEADLKPQNVVVPGDPSSAAFFIVAALIVPGSDLLIENVGLNTTRAGIVTVLRQMGGQIEEVNPREVGGEPVADLCVRHSALTGIDVDPAIVPSMVDEFPVMFVAAALAKGTTRTTGLEELRVKESDRLSTMANALTLAGVSLEENEDGLIIQGTGGDPIPGTPNEASVETRLDHRIAMAMAIAGLVSRNGVCVDDTAPIATSFPTFMDLLSGASA; encoded by the coding sequence ATGCCCAACCAAACCTTTACCTCCTCCGCCGCCCTTTCTGGCAAAATTCGCGTCCCCGGCGACAAATCGATCAGCCACCGATCGTTGATGTTCGCCGGCCTTGCCGTGGGGGAAAGCCGCATCACCGGCTTGCTCGAGGGGGAGGATGTCTTGGCCACGGCCGCGGCAATGCGCCAGTTGGGCGCCGATATAACGCGCAACGACGACGGCGAATGGCGCGTGCACGGCGCAGGATTGGGCAGTTTGCTCGAGCCGCATCAGGCGCTTGAAATGGGAAATTCCGGCACATCGACCCGGTTGATGATGGGGCTGTTGGCCAGTCACCCCATCGCCGCCACCTTTACCGGCGATGCCAGCCTTTCAGGACGCCCAATGAATCGGGTGATCACTCCTTTGAGCCAAATGGGCGCGAGTTTTGAAGCTTCGAAGGGCGGCACACTGCCCCTTATGGTTCGCGGGGCATCACCGGCGGTTCCGATCACATATCGACTGCCCGTGGCCAGCGCGCAGGTGAAAAGCGCGGTATTGTTGGCTGGGCTCAATACGCCGGGCATCACCCGGGTGATAGAACCGATCGCAACTCGCGATCACACCGAACGCATGCTCACCGGATTTGGGGCGACTTTGGAGATTGGTGAGGAAACCGGCGCCAACGGCCCCGAACGCATTATCGCAATACACGGTGAAGCGGACCTGAAGCCGCAGAATGTAGTCGTGCCAGGAGATCCATCATCGGCCGCGTTCTTTATCGTGGCGGCGTTGATTGTACCGGGCAGCGACTTACTCATCGAGAATGTCGGGTTGAACACGACCCGCGCCGGGATCGTCACGGTTTTGCGTCAAATGGGCGGCCAGATTGAGGAAGTGAACCCACGCGAAGTCGGCGGTGAACCGGTTGCCGATCTGTGCGTGCGTCATTCCGCCCTAACCGGCATTGATGTGGATCCCGCGATTGTGCCCAGCATGGTCGATGAATTCCCCGTTATGTTCGTTGCGGCCGCTCTCGCAAAGGGAACGACCCGGACGACCGGCCTCGAAGAGTTGCGGGTCAAAGAAAGCGATCGTTTATCCACGATGGCCAACGCGCTAACATTGGCCGGTGTGTCGTTGGAAGAAAACGAGGACGGCTTAATTATTCAGGGCACAGGCGGCGATCCAATTCCCGGCACGCCAAACGAAGCCAGTGTGGAAACAAGGTTGGACCACCGCATCGCCATGGCAATGGCCATCGCCGGATTGGTGAGCCGAAATGGTGTATGCGTCGATGACACGGCACCGATCGCAACAAGCTTCCCGACCTTCATGGATCTGCTGTCAGGGGCAAGCGCATGA
- a CDS encoding CBU_0592 family membrane protein, translating into MTSIPLDIYSIIGFFGTACIIGAYAYLTYVDTPNPYILHGTNLTGAALLTISLVVHTNWPSLVLEGFWAAIAIYGLVKALRGQKPDTKNGDTAP; encoded by the coding sequence ATGACCAGCATCCCCCTCGACATCTATTCGATCATCGGATTTTTCGGCACGGCCTGCATCATCGGAGCCTATGCCTATTTGACTTATGTCGACACGCCCAATCCTTATATCTTGCATGGGACCAATCTAACCGGCGCGGCGCTGTTAACGATCAGCTTGGTCGTGCATACCAATTGGCCGAGTCTTGTGCTCGAAGGGTTTTGGGCAGCCATCGCGATCTATGGATTGGTGAAGGCTTTGCGTGGTCAAAAACCTGACACCAAGAATGGGGATACAGCGCCATGA